In Saccharomyces eubayanus strain FM1318 chromosome II, whole genome shotgun sequence, the genomic stretch ATAGATCTGTATTAAATAATAAACTATTGgatgaattagaaaagaCTACAGCAGAGCTAAAATTCGGTCATAAGTTGGCCCGAATCGAATGGACCGATGACAAGCAAATATGTCATTTTGCTGCTGAGGAAGATTCGAAGGTACcaaatatagaaaaattCGACTTCATCATAGGTTGTGATGGTGCTTACTCTGCTACAAGATCACAGATGCAACGTAAAGTTGAGATGGATTATTCGCAAGAATACATGGATTTACGTTATATTGAGCTTTATATCCCCGCCACCAAGGTATCTAAGCAGGAGTATGGAGGGAATTTTGCCATAGCGCCCGACCATTTACATATTTGGCCTCGTCACAGGTTCATGTTAATTGCTCTGGCCAACAGCGACGGCTCGTTTACTTCGACATTCTTTGGGCCTAAAGATCAAATTTCAGATTTGATCACTTCAGAGTCACGTGTGAAGAACTTTCTAGTCGAGAACTTTCCTGATATTGTAAATATTATGGATCTGGACGACGCTGTAAAAAGGTTTATCACATATCCTAAGGAGAGTCTTGTTTGCGTGAATTGTAAACCATACGACGTTCCCGGTGGGAAAGCCATCCTACTAGGTGACGCAGCACATGCAATGGTACCATTCTATGGCCAAGGCATGAATTGCGGGTTCGAAGATGTGAGAATTCTAATGGAACTGTTGAAAAAGCACTCAGGTGATCGTTCAAGTGCCTTTGTTGAGTATAGTCAAACAAGACACAAAGACCTTGTTTCTATTACCGAACTGGCAAAGAGAAATTACAAGGAAATGTCACATGATGTTACGTCGAAGCGTTTCTTGTTTAGGAGAAAGCTCGATGCTCTATTCAGTGTCATGATGAGGGAAAAATGGATACCTCTGTACACAATGGTATCCTTCAGGTCCGATATTTCGTACTCCAAAGCGTTAGAAAGGGCTGGGAAACAGACCCgaatcttgaaatttttagaaTCTTTGGCAATCGGGATATTATCCGTCAGTAGTTTCAAgcttttcaagtttttggCCAGAGAGCGGTCCTAGATCAACGGGCTCTTTTCGTTTGTAGTGGTTTAGCAAGAGCTACTTAGATTAGGTGATACATTTAAAAAGATACATAGTATGTTATTATGATCACGCTGAACGGTAAAGTACGCGCTTCCATTGTTTACCTTTTAGTAataatgtaaaaaaaaccataTAGATCAAAgagtatatatttatttatgcGCTGGATAAATGgtaaaatggaaaattattttgagGAGTCAAGATACTTTGTTAGGTGTGGTTGCGTTAGTAGGTGACTGAAATATAATGACTACCCAATTAAGGTATGAAAataatgacgaagatgaaagagaagagcACAACCTCTTTACCAATAGATCCACGGTGATggcaaattttgaagaatggaTCAAAATGGCTACagataataaaatcaaTTCGCGAAATAGTTGGAATTTTGCATTGattgattatttttatgaCTTGGACGTCCTGAAAGATGGCGAGAATAATATTAATTTCCAAAAGGCATCAGCCACGTTAGACGGGTGTATTAAGATTTATTCTTCAAGAGTTGATTCAGTGACAACAGAGACAGGGAAATTGCTGAGTGGATTAGCGCAAAGGAAGACAAACGATTCATCTAATGGAAGCGACGGTACCAACGGAAATGGTCAAGGACTtgaagatgacgacgatgaagagGCAAACGTGCAGATCGATCCATTAACTGGTATGCCCATTTCGAATGACCCTGATGCGAACAATACAAGGCGAAGAGTTTACAATCGTGTTTTAGAAACCACCTTGGTGGAGTTTGAAACAATTAAGATGAAAGAGTTAGACCAAGAACTAAGCATTGACCCATTGTTTAAGAAAGCCTTGGTAGACTTTGATGAGGGCGGTGCTAAAAGCTTATTATTGAACACATTAAATATAGACAGTACCGCAAGAGTTATATTTGACGCTTCTATCAAGGATAACCAGCAAATGACTCAAGATGAAGCCTTTCAAGATCAAAGCCAAGAAGACGATCCAATCGAAGCAAACAGTGTAGTGAACAGTGATAATGAGCACAGCCAGTCACTACTTAGTAGCTGTAACGATTCAATGCTAAACATTTCAGTCGCGAATGCTCCCTCAATGGAGGATGAGATTTTATCCCTTGGTATGGACTTCATAAAATTTGACCAGATTGCTGTTTGTGAAATTTCAGGATCAATTGAGCAACTTAGGAACGTTGTCGAAGACATCAATAAAGCAAAAGGTTTCATAGAGAATGTGAATACGAAATTCGATAACTTTTTGACGGAAGAAGAACTACAAGAGGCTGTCCCAGATAATGCCGAAGACGGTATCGATGAACTTGATATGGGCATGCAGCAGGAGCTAGAATATCCTGACGATAATCATGATAATACTCCCCAAGATGAGGAGGTTGATCAAGATGATGGGAAAAGCGATACCGTAGGAGgcatatttgaaaaagatctAATGACATATTTTGATGAGAACCTAAATAGAAATTGGAGAGGAAGAGAGCATTGGAAAGTACgtaatttcaaaaaaatgaacacAGTGAGTAAAGGAGCTGATGCATTAACAAAAACACCAGCTCCTGTAGGAGATTCTACGAGCAAAAACACCGAGAATGACAAGTTAACGGATgctaagaagaagagcaaacaaaaaaagactttagaaattgattttttccaaaaggaTGATGGGTTTGAAGATAAGATTTTTGGACCCAAGGGACGAACAAAGATTGATATGCCAATAAAGAATAGGAAAAACGATTCGCATTATTTGCTACCAGATGATTTCCATTTTTCTACTGATAAGATTACAAGATTATTTATCAAACCGGGACAAAAGATGAGCCTTTTTCAACATAAGAGACATTCGGCGGGCGATACTAGCTCAAGGGCTCTTGACAAAAGTACGTCCTCTACCAATGCTACAAACAATGATGCTCCTGCTATTGCAGATGAGCATTTTTGGGCAAATAACTATGAAAGGatagaacaagaacaaaaagaaatagaaaattcTAAGGAAGTTGGCGATGTGGTTGGTGGGGCACTGGATAACCCATTCGAAGATGATATGGGCGGTATCGATTTTAACCAAGCTTTTGAAGGGGCTGATAACAGCGAGGAAGGGAGCGTGAAACTAGACTTACAGGATGACGAAGAACATAAATTCCCCATTAGGGACAACAAGGTCACATATTCAAGGGTCTCAAAAAAGGTTGACGTGAGAaggttaaagaaaaacgtATGGAAATCGATAAATAGTTTGATACAAGCACAAGATGCCAAAAAAGAGGATACACTTCCTAAAGAGGATGAAACTTCTAAAGAAGACGAACCACCCAAAACAGACGAACCCCCCAAGACAGACGAACctcttgaagaagatgagcCTCCCACAGTGGATGAGCCTTCCAAAGAGGACGAGCCTCGCAAGGAACTTAAATTTTCTGAAATTATCCAAGGTATAAGTAAGATGTACTCGGATGAAACGTTAAAGGACATCTCTACgagtttttgttttatatgCCTTTTACACCTGGCTAATGAGCATGGGTTGCAGATAACCAGCACAGACAATTACGATGACTTGATAGTGAACTATGAGGATCTGGTGACAGTACAAACAGCGTCATGAAAGTAATgatctcttttctttgtacTCCGAAGTTTCTCAAAGCCTTCGGACTTACCAGATCCTTATCGCCGAAGGAGAACAGCTTCGGGAAAAAAGTACatataagaaaacaagGTATTCTGTTCCTTCAACATCGGCACAGCAAAACAGACGGTCATGCATCCAAAATGGCTAGAATAATACCACTTTTGTTTAAATTGGTCAATAGAGCAGTAATCTTACCCACGGTGGGGTTTACACTTGGC encodes the following:
- the BNA4 gene encoding kynurenine 3-monooxygenase, whose amino-acid sequence is MTLETYTTSNKLFRLYMSESVAVIGAGLVGCLAALALSKEGYQVTLYDFRHDPRLDTTQNKNLKSINLAISARGIDALKSVDFGACERILQDMIPMKGRMIHDLRGEQESQLYGLHGEAINSINRSVLNNKLLDELEKTTAELKFGHKLARIEWTDDKQICHFAAEEDSKVPNIEKFDFIIGCDGAYSATRSQMQRKVEMDYSQEYMDLRYIELYIPATKVSKQEYGGNFAIAPDHLHIWPRHRFMLIALANSDGSFTSTFFGPKDQISDLITSESRVKNFLVENFPDIVNIMDLDDAVKRFITYPKESLVCVNCKPYDVPGGKAILLGDAAHAMVPFYGQGMNCGFEDVRILMELLKKHSGDRSSAFVEYSQTRHKDLVSITELAKRNYKEMSHDVTSKRFLFRRKLDALFSVMMREKWIPLYTMVSFRSDISYSKALERAGKQTRILKFLESLAIGILSVSSFKLFKFLARERS
- the BRN1 gene encoding condensin subunit BRN1 encodes the protein MTTQLRYENNDEDEREEHNLFTNRSTVMANFEEWIKMATDNKINSRNSWNFALIDYFYDLDVLKDGENNINFQKASATLDGCIKIYSSRVDSVTTETGKLLSGLAQRKTNDSSNGSDGTNGNGQGLEDDDDEEANVQIDPLTGMPISNDPDANNTRRRVYNRVLETTLVEFETIKMKELDQELSIDPLFKKALVDFDEGGAKSLLLNTLNIDSTARVIFDASIKDNQQMTQDEAFQDQSQEDDPIEANSVVNSDNEHSQSLLSSCNDSMLNISVANAPSMEDEILSLGMDFIKFDQIAVCEISGSIEQLRNVVEDINKAKGFIENVNTKFDNFLTEEELQEAVPDNAEDGIDELDMGMQQELEYPDDNHDNTPQDEEVDQDDGKSDTVGGIFEKDLMTYFDENLNRNWRGREHWKVRNFKKMNTVSKGADALTKTPAPVGDSTSKNTENDKLTDAKKKSKQKKTLEIDFFQKDDGFEDKIFGPKGRTKIDMPIKNRKNDSHYLLPDDFHFSTDKITRLFIKPGQKMSLFQHKRHSAGDTSSRALDKSTSSTNATNNDAPAIADEHFWANNYERIEQEQKEIENSKEVGDVVGGALDNPFEDDMGGIDFNQAFEGADNSEEGSVKLDLQDDEEHKFPIRDNKVTYSRVSKKVDVRRLKKNVWKSINSLIQAQDAKKEDTLPKEDETSKEDEPPKTDEPPKTDEPLEEDEPPTVDEPSKEDEPRKELKFSEIIQGISKMYSDETLKDISTSFCFICLLHLANEHGLQITSTDNYDDLIVNYEDLVTVQTAS